A section of the Triticum dicoccoides isolate Atlit2015 ecotype Zavitan chromosome 7A, WEW_v2.0, whole genome shotgun sequence genome encodes:
- the LOC119328946 gene encoding uncharacterized protein C57A7.06-like translates to MGGTKPNTKARTNTLTPRASRGTGRSRGRGRGRGGAGRPGEKRSQGPHLPNKLRRELESLGPARDRGSDDDDDDEDDVVGEDVYEYEEGVPEEEARKNDRYDAVAKYEYDFDSDGSNADEDVPSDEGEDMEEDDDGDVDEEKQIRILQETTGMPREAFDGNRKKKEKKQAQELLLQPGDGPVTIHDLLDNIQDKPGYSKIRKMVQQQEKKPMVVQPPLPKGQRDKMDRSVAYVLSKKEIGKWERIVKDNREAATLRFENDLNLGVDTVGAIASKFEPRSSFEKQMASVFNNTEIMEAHKNDGAKILELNKMEVEDVRERQNRLAKMRSLLFRHETKAKRVKKIKSRTFHRLLKKDKLKAADLEADPEAAKDSAKKLEFKRAEERMTLKHKNNSKWAKRILKRGLSVQDDGTRDAITAQLQQHALLTRKMNSIKDGSSSSDESSDDDDDDEEDESKLEAKLLNRGKEKIRKVIEEDNEIPKSGVFSLPFMERAMKKRADATYEETRLDYEELEESLRKLEDDNTEENVDSMKVTGKRTFGPVKRAHEEANKRPKLGDADKNSDSEYDSDSGQHFDSSEVNKKAEYANNKADDVQLGTALLDDEQQNDLYVSFDGTRKSPGPKTDIEVRMLADNSWKKVKNSKTNGGNNIKESGNNSKVQIPSVDSNPKPHNSDSDSEEEMVDGFLTVSDEKETYELPSQADLIRQAFAGDDVEAEFVKDKVEALNEENPEPEEPALVPGWGQWTHVQQKRGLPSWMVKEHEDAKRKREETLKSRKDAKLKHVIISEHVDKKAEKLLATNLPFPYTSNDVYENSMRMPLGPDFNPAISLSALNRPAIVKKPGVVIKPIQYGEIDPHEKPDELKRVIQRVKPNPNIKKASAKQAKRTASHRRT, encoded by the exons GCGGCCGGGGCAGGGGCAGGGGCGGGGCGGGGAGGCCCGGGGAGAAGCGCAGCCAGGGGCCTCATCTCCCCAACAAGCTGCGCCGGGAGCTCGAGTCGCTGGGACCTGCCCGCGACCGGGgctccgacgacgacgacgacgacgaggatgatgtgGTGGGCGAGGACGTGTACGAGTACGAGGAGGGGGTgcccgaggaggaggcgcgcaagAACGACCGCTACGACGCCGTCGCCAAGTACGAGTACGACTTCGACAGCGACGGCTCCAATGCG GACGAGGATGTGCCTTCGGATGAAGGCGAGGATATGGAAGAAGACGATGACGGAGATGTGGACGAGGAGAAGCAGATAAGAATACTCCAGGAAACGACAGGAATGCCTAGAGAAGCCTTCGATG GCaataggaagaagaaggagaagaaacagGCACAGGAGCTGCTTTTGCAGCCTGGAGATGGTCCGGTAACAATTCATGATCTCTTGGATAATATCCAGGATAAGCCTGGGTATAGCAAGATACGTAAGATGGTCCAGCAGCAGGAGAAAAAGCCAATGGTCGTGCAGCCCCCACTTCCAAAAGGGCAGAGGGACAAGATGGACCGTAGTGTGGCATACGTCCTATCCAAGAAGGAAATCGGCAAGTGGGAGCGGATAGTGAAGGACAACCGGGAAGCTGCCACACTTCGCTTTGAAAATGATTTGAACTTAGGTGTTGATACTGTTGGGGCAATTGCTAGCAAATTTGAACCAAGGTCATCGTTTGAGAAGCAGATGGCCAGTGTGTTTAACAACACAGAAATTATGGAAGCACACAAGAATGATGGTGCTAAAATCTTGGAACTTAACAAG ATGGAGGTGGAGGATGTGAGAGAGCGCCAAAATCGTCTTGCTAAAATGCGCAGCCTTCTGTTTCGTCATGAAACGAAAGCAAAACGCGTGAAGAAGATTAAGTCCAGGACTTTCCAccggttgttgaagaaggacaaacTGAAGGCAGCAGACTTGGAAGCAGATCCTGAAGCTGCAAAAGACTCTGCTAAGAAACTAGAATTTAAGCGTGCAGAG GaaaggatgacactgaagcacaagaATAATTCGAAATGGGCAAAGCGAATCTTGAAGCGTGGTTTGTCTGTTCAAGACGATGGCACTCGAGATGCTATTACAGCACAACTCCAACAACATGCTCTTCTTACTAGAAAAATGAATTCCATAAAAGATGGATCTAGTAGTAGTGATGAAAGttctgatgacgacgatgatgatgaagaagatgaaagCAAATTAGAAGCAAAGCTTCTGAACAGAGGGAAAGAAAAGATTCGTAAAGTGATTGAAGAAGATAATGAGATTCCAAAGTCTGGAGTTTTTTCATTGCCTTTCATG GAGCGTGCTATGAAAAAGCGTGCAGATGCAACTTATGAGGAAACACGGCTAGATTATGAAGAATTGGAGGAATCCTTAAGGAAATTGGAGGATGACAACACCGAGGAGAATGTAGATTCAATGAAGGTGACAGGTAAAAGAACTTTTGGGCCTGTGAAAAGGGCACATGAAGAGGCAAACAAGAGGCCAAAATTAGGTGATGCTGACAAGAACAGTGACAGTGAGTATGACTCTGACTCTGGTCAACATTTCGACAGCAGTGAAGTAAATAAGAAGGCAGAATATGCGAATAACAAGGCAGATGATGTCCAACTTGGGACTGCACTGCTCGACGATGAACAACAGAATGATCTATACGTT AGCTTTGATGGTACTAGAAAAAGCCCAGGCCCAAAGACAGACATTGAAGTTCGAATGTTAGCGGATAATTCGTGGAAGAAG GTCAAAAATAGCAAAACAAATGGTGGTAACAATATTAAAGAGAGTGGCAATAACTCCAAAGTGCAGATCCCTTCTGTGGATTCAAACCCTAAG CCTCACAATTCTGATTCAGATTCTGAGGAAGAGATGGTTGACGGTTTCTTGACTGTCTCTGATGAAAAGGAAACTTATGAACTTCCATCGCAAGCTGATCTTATACGTCAAGCTTTTGCTGGTGATGATGTTGAAGCTGAGTTTGTGAAAGATAAAGTGGAAGCTTTAAATGAAGAAAATCCTGAACCTGAAGAACCTGCACTTGTTCCtggttgggggcagtggactcatgtACAACAGAAAAGAGGACTTCCTTCATGGATGGTGAAAGAACATGAAGATGCCAaaaggaagagggaagaaaccttaAAGAGTAGGAAGGATGCAAAGCTAAAACACGTTATTATTTCTGAACATGTTGACAAGAAG GCTGAAAAACTTTTAGCAACGAATCTTCCTTTCCCATACACCTCAAATGATGTGTATGAAAATAGCATGCGTATGCCTCTTGGACCTGATTTCAACCCAGCAATATCACTCTCTGCTCTTAACCGACCTGCG ATTGTGAAGAAGCCTGGTGTTGTTATTAAGCCAATACAGTACGGGGAAATTGATCCGCATGAGAAGCCTGATGAACTCAAGCGGGTCATTCAGAGAGTAAAACCGAACCCGAACATAAAGAAGGCGTCTGCGAAACAAGCGAAGAGGACAGCTTCACATCGGAGGACTTGA